The Athene noctua chromosome 11, bAthNoc1.hap1.1, whole genome shotgun sequence genome has a segment encoding these proteins:
- the SHROOM4 gene encoding protein Shroom4 isoform X4 has translation MERAEGRPGAPQYVHVQLQGGAPWGFTLRGGLEHGEPLIVSKVEDGGKAALSRRLQPGDELVNISGTPLYGSRQEALILIKGSYRTLKMIVRRRSVPVLRPHSWHVAKLAESRPDAPAMHYPADAFSLSWPSGCDVSTDRSSSIGSMESLDQPGQAYYEGDPSPVDQGMYHSKRDSAYSSFSASSIASDCAISLRPEEAASVDSGLQGPCKPPDGRYLTTGAEPPASRHTEAWRVPVPPQPPVRRDSLRAAPAGAGDRRRVSVSADMLHAKGRWISDTFLCQRDGEAEAAGGRTPFAMKDRLSSDQYYMLSSHPDRCPAEPLLGENVEPGNQPYPGGGMHRVPDAVAAGDSPLLSPLKGHTPHRHSAPEQLLASQLRSLQVGTGSERASPAPDGHRWTLSPLHPEDSRLGTAGAAQDPPHCPESCCRLPPCRCCPELQRACGQDGRGASPARSTEGPAEEESRAGGRRAGGPPHRSAQMRRRSDRFATSLRNEIQRRKAQLQKSRGPGAPPPGEEPVEEAEEPPEGSVQVEGPRAPAERLSPMPSEDSRNPGRSGDRGIPTPDPLPVPKGPPSPERVVPMSRGHWRWSPECKLQPQRSPSPGELEGYGQRPAAPSSPPRSSDEAVLLPFADRRRFFEESSRPVPPRHGKPPAGDPGAFQPPGPERRDTRRLSVDQTYNPPSPSRPGSAGPYAECCREQPPCYKPLGRPGELEYLRGFSYPYGVPLRPEPCRYCGGDPCPPPLPRGRACRCHPQPWGRCPDCYCPAPRPGREESDAWPPRRAFAPEFPLDEWEPPAITRKASQSVGELSRYQVGFPRVGPFHPCFESAEPEWPPCYRTTSTHDLSWDGDRVARSPESPPDPLHRPLRGRAFSESHLNLEPASPRGRDRRDLPRAKLDPPVISQKKGPPPPRPPPPNWEKYRQRRISQRLPDGSGHGSAFTAAPVPTRSIAEAVRERSQSLTGEQGGRSRGHTARPPAPPGAWPRPEPPRLLRRTPEPDAGSTEICRAAGAGEERPKVKHPWEMEEQPQRLGRNQERGWAGPCGMSECSLPLHGGPRPATPEAPKSSPGAAEGASCQGSRPQPRRVDSDELLWDVVGRDHSLAGILAPSAPLCTTTEVMGELLVVGERQDWRERYQQDWRLEALAQDRQGFEPISPPPGSTASSTSYSAYYGSAAGKTEPLGKMKELPEVVEGSSEDEEEEVDHELVEKKLQLIESLSRKLAVLREAQRGLQEDISANGALGEDVAARLQALCTPGEFDKYRLFVGDLDKVVNLLLSISGRLARVETALGSLGPHAPAEDKVALREKQRLLVAQLEDAKELKEHVGRREEAVGAMVARYLPAEHLQDYQHFVKMKSALIAEQRELEEKIKLGQEQLRCLRESLGQTPKGC, from the exons ATGGAGCGGGCCGAGGGCCGGCCCGGCGCCCCCCAGTACGTGCATGTGCAGCTGCAGGGGGGCGCGCCCTGGGGCTTCACGCTGCGCGGCGGGCTGGAGCACGGCGAACCCCTCATCGTCTCCAAG GTGGAGGACGGGGGCAAGGCTGCGCTGTCACGCCGGCTGCAGCCGGGCGATGAGCTGGTGAACATCAGCGGGACGCCGCTGTATGGGTCCCGCCAGGAGGCTCTGATCCTCATCAAGGGCTCCTACCGCACCCTGAAGATGATCGTCCGCAG GAGGAGCGTGCCCGTCCTCCGGCCCCATTCCTGGCACGTGGCCAAGCTTGCCGAAAGCCGTCCCGACGCCCCCGCCATGCACTACCCTGCTGACGCCTTCAGCCTCTCCTGGCCCTCGGGGTGTGATGTCAG CACCGACCGGAGCAGCTCCATCGGGAGCATGGAGAGCCTGGACCAGCCCGGCCAGGCCTACTATGAAGGGGACCCCTCACCCGTTGACCAGGGCATGTACCACAGCAAGCGGGACTCGGCCTACAGCTCCTTCTCTGCCAGCTCCATCGCCTCCGACTGTGCCATCTCCCTCCGCCCCGAGGAAGCAGCTTCTGTCGACTCCGGCCTCCAAGGCCCCTGCAAGCCCCCCGACGGGCGCTACCTGACCACCGGGGCTGAGCCACCCGCCAGCCGGCACACCGAGGCCTGGCGGgtgcctgtgcccccccagccccctgtcAGGAGGGACAGCCTGCGGGCAGCCCCGGCTGGCGCAGGGGACAGGCGCCGGGTGTCGGTGTCGGCGGACATGCTGCACGCCAAGGGCCGGTGGATCTCTGACACCTTCCTCTGCCAGCGAGACGGGGAGGCGGAGGCTGCGGGCGGGAGGACGCCGTTTGCCATGAAGGACCGTCTCTCCTCTGACCAGTATTACATGCTGAGCTCCCACCCGGACCGGTGCCCGGCTGAGCCGCTCCTGGGGGAGAATGTGGAGCCTGGCAACCAGCCGTACCCAGGTGGTGGCATGCACCGAGTGCCGGATGCTGTGGCAGCAGGTGACAGCCCGTTGCTGTCCCCCCTCAAGGGCCACACGCCGCACCGGCACAGTGCTCCTGAGCAGCTTCTGGCTTCCCAGCTCCGCTCCCTCCAGGTGGGCACTGGCAGCGAGCGAGCCTCACCAGCTCCCGATGGGCACCGCTGGACCTTATCCCCGCTGCACCCCGAGGACAGCCGGCTGGGGACTGCAGGGGCCGCCCAGGACCCCCCACACTGCCCAGAGTCATGTTGCCGTCTGCCACCCTGCCGCTGCTGCCCTGAGCTGCAGCGAGCCTGCGGGCAGGACGGGCGGGGGGCCAGCCCAGCACGCAGCACCGAGGGGCCGGCAGAGGAGGAGAGCCGGGCGGGGGGACGGCGGGCTGGGGGTCCTCCCCACCGCTCCGCTCAGATGCGCCGCCGCAGCGACCGCTTTGCCACCAGCTTGCGCAACGAGATCCAGCGGCGCAAGGCCCAGCTGCAGAAGAGCCGGGGTCCCGGTGCCCCGCCACCTGGTGAAGAGCCGGTGGAGGAGGCGGAGGAGCCGCCTGAGGGCAGCGTGCAGGTGGAAGGACCCCGTGCCCCAGCTGAGCGTCTCAGCCCCATGCCGAGTGAGGACAGCAGGAACCCCGGCCGCTCGGGGGACCGGGGCATTCCCACCCCTGACCCGCTGCCAGTCCCCAAAGGGCCCCCGTCTCCTGAGCGGGTGGTGCCGATGAGTCGGGGCCACTGGCGCTGGTCTCCGGAGTGCAAGCTGCAGCCACAACGCTCGCCCAGCCCTGGCGAGCTGGAGGGCTACGGCCAGAGGCCGGCGGCCCCCAGCTCCCCGCCGCGGAGCAGCGATGAGGCCGTCCTCCTGCCCTTCGCCGACCGCCGCCGGTTCTTCGAGGAGAGCAGCCGGCCGGTGCCGCCCCGGCATGGCAAGCCCCCGGCAGGTGATCCTGGTGCCTTCCAGCCCCCTGGCCCCGAGCGCCGGGACACCCGCCGCCTCTCCGTGGACCAGACCTACAACCCCCCCTCACCCAGCCGCCCTGGTTCTGCCGGCCCCTATGCCGAGTgctgccgggagcagcccccctgCTACAAGCCGCTGGGGAGGCCAGGGGAGCTGGAGTACCTGCGGGGCTTCTCCTACCCCTACGGAGTTCCCCTGCGCCCCGAGCCCTGCCGCTACTGTGGGGGGGACCCGTGCCCCCCACCGCTGCCCCGCGGACGTGCCTGCCgctgccacccccagccctggggacgcTGCCCCGACTGCTACTGCCCAGCCCCCCGCCCTGGGCGGGAGGAGAGTGACGCCTGGCCCCCCCGGAGAGCTTTCGCCCCG GAATTTCCTCTGGATGAGTGGGAACCACCAGCGATAACTAGGAAAGCCAGTCAGTCCGTCGG tgAGCTCTCCCGCTACCAAGTGGGCTTCCCAAGGGTTGGCCCCTTCCACCCCTGCTTTGAGAGTGCTGAGCCGGAGTGGCCACCCTGCTACCGGACCACGTCCACGCATGACCTGTCATGGGATGGTGACCGTGTTGCCCGCTCCCCCGAGAGCCCCCCGGACCCCCTGCACCGCCCGCTGCGGGGCAGAGCCTTCTCCGAGAGCCACCTCAACCTGGAGCCTGCCAGCCCTCGGGGCCGTGACCGGAGAGACCTTCCCCGTGCCAAGCTGGACCCCCCTGTCATCTCCCAAAAGAAGggccccccacctccccgcccACCTCCCCCCAACTGGGAGAAGTACAGGCAGCGCCGGATATCCCAGCGCCTGCCGGATGGTTCCGGGCATGGCTCTGCCTTCACTGCTGCCCCGGTGCCAACCCGCAGCATCGCTGAGGCTGTGCGTGAGCGCTCGCAGAGCCtcactggggagcaggggggccgGTCCCGGGGGCACACTGCTCGCCCCCCTGCCCCGCCAGGTGCCTGGCCCCGACCCGAGCCCCCCAGATTGCTCCGCAGGACACCCGAGCCCGATGCTGGCAGCACTGAGATTTGCAG GGCGGCAGGTGCCGGGGAAGAGCGGCCGAAGGTGAAGCACCCCTGGGAGATGGAGGAGCAGCCCCAAAGGCTTGGCCGGAAccaggagcggggctgggctggcccATGCGGCATGAGTGAGTGCTCCCTGCCCCTGCATGGGGGCCCCCGCCCTGCCACCCCAGAGGCACCCAAGTCCAGCCCCGGAGCAGCGGAGGGGGCAAGCTGCCAGGGgagccggccccagccccgccgtgTGGACTCGGATGAGCTGCTGTGGGATGTGGTGGGCAGGGACCACTCCCTGGCTGGCATCCTGGCCCCCTCGGCCCCCCTCTGCACCACCACCGAGGTGATGGGCGAGCTGCTGGTGGTGGGGGAGCGGCAGGACTGGCGGGAGCGTTACCAGCAGGACTGGCGCCtggaggccctggcacaggacAG GCAGGGCTTCGAGCCCATCTCGCCGCCCCCCGGGAGCACTGCCAGCTCCACCTCCTACTCGGCATATTACGGCTCAGCAGCAGGCAAAACTGAGCCTCTCGGCAAGATGAAGGAGCTGCCAGAGGTGGTGGAGGGAAGCtcggaggatgaggaggaggaggtggaccACGAGCTGGTGGAAAAGAAG CTGCAGCTGATCGAGAGCCTGAGCCGCAAGCTGGCGGTGCTGCGGGAGGCACAGcgggggctgcaggaggacatCAGCGCCAACGGGGCACTGGGCGAGGACGTGGCTGCCCGTCTGCAAGCTCTCTGCACCCCGGGGGAGTTTGACAAGTACCGCCTCTTCGTGGGCGACCTGGACAAGGTGGTCAACCTCCTGCTCTCCATCTCGGGGCGCCTGGCCAGGGTGGAGACTGCCTTGGGCAGCCTGGGGCCGCATGCCCCCGCGGAGGACAag GTGGCCCTGCGGGAGAAACAGCGGCTGCTGGTGGCGCAGCTGGAGGACGCCAAGGAGCTGAAGGAGCACGTGGGGCGGCGGGAAGAGGCGGTGGGCGCCATGGTGGCACGGTACCTACCCGCTGAGCACCTCCAGGACTACCAGCACTTCGTCAAGATGAAGTCGGCCCTCATTGCCGAGcagcgggagctggaggagaagatCAAGCTGGGCCAGGAGCAGCTACGGTGCCTGCGTGAGAGCCTCGGTCAGACTCCCAAGGGCTGCTAG
- the SHROOM4 gene encoding protein Shroom4 isoform X2, translating into MERAEGRPGAPQYVHVQLQGGAPWGFTLRGGLEHGEPLIVSKVEDGGKAALSRRLQPGDELVNISGTPLYGSRQEALILIKGSYRTLKMIVRRRSVPVLRPHSWHVAKLAESRPDAPAMHYPADAFSLSWPSGCDVSELSLQWNPLSRHCSTDRSSSIGSMESLDQPGQAYYEGDPSPVDQGMYHSKRDSAYSSFSASSIASDCAISLRPEEAASVDSGLQGPCKPPDGRYLTTGAEPPASRHTEAWRVPVPPQPPVRRDSLRAAPAGAGDRRRVSVSADMLHAKGRWISDTFLCQRDGEAEAAGGRTPFAMKDRLSSDQYYMLSSHPDRCPAEPLLGENVEPGNQPYPGGGMHRVPDAVAAGDSPLLSPLKGHTPHRHSAPEQLLASQLRSLQVGTGSERASPAPDGHRWTLSPLHPEDSRLGTAGAAQDPPHCPESCCRLPPCRCCPELQRACGQDGRGASPARSTEGPAEEESRAGGRRAGGPPHRSAQMRRRSDRFATSLRNEIQRRKAQLQKSRGPGAPPPGEEPVEEAEEPPEGSVQVEGPRAPAERLSPMPSEDSRNPGRSGDRGIPTPDPLPVPKGPPSPERVVPMSRGHWRWSPECKLQPQRSPSPGELEGYGQRPAAPSSPPRSSDEAVLLPFADRRRFFEESSRPVPPRHGKPPAGDPGAFQPPGPERRDTRRLSVDQTYNPPSPSRPGSAGPYAECCREQPPCYKPLGRPGELEYLRGFSYPYGVPLRPEPCRYCGGDPCPPPLPRGRACRCHPQPWGRCPDCYCPAPRPGREESDAWPPRRAFAPEFPLDEWEPPAITRKASQSVGELSRYQVGFPRVGPFHPCFESAEPEWPPCYRTTSTHDLSWDGDRVARSPESPPDPLHRPLRGRAFSESHLNLEPASPRGRDRRDLPRAKLDPPVISQKKGPPPPRPPPPNWEKYRQRRISQRLPDGSGHGSAFTAAPVPTRSIAEAVRERSQSLTGEQGGRSRGHTARPPAPPGAWPRPEPPRLLRRTPEPDAGSTEICRAAGAGEERPKVKHPWEMEEQPQRLGRNQERGWAGPCGMSECSLPLHGGPRPATPEAPKSSPGAAEGASCQGSRPQPRRVDSDELLWDVVGRDHSLAGILAPSAPLCTTTEVMGELLVVGERQDWRERYQQDWRLEALAQDRQGFEPISPPPGSTASSTSYSAYYGSAAGKTEPLGKMKELPEVVEGSSEDEEEEVDHELVEKKLQLIESLSRKLAVLREAQRGLQEDISANGALGEDVAARLQALCTPGEFDKYRLFVGDLDKVVNLLLSISGRLARVETALGSLGPHAPAEDKVALREKQRLLVAQLEDAKELKEHVGRREEAVGAMVARYLPAEHLQDYQHFVKMKSALIAEQRELEEKIKLGQEQLRCLRESLGQTPKGC; encoded by the exons ATGGAGCGGGCCGAGGGCCGGCCCGGCGCCCCCCAGTACGTGCATGTGCAGCTGCAGGGGGGCGCGCCCTGGGGCTTCACGCTGCGCGGCGGGCTGGAGCACGGCGAACCCCTCATCGTCTCCAAG GTGGAGGACGGGGGCAAGGCTGCGCTGTCACGCCGGCTGCAGCCGGGCGATGAGCTGGTGAACATCAGCGGGACGCCGCTGTATGGGTCCCGCCAGGAGGCTCTGATCCTCATCAAGGGCTCCTACCGCACCCTGAAGATGATCGTCCGCAG GAGGAGCGTGCCCGTCCTCCGGCCCCATTCCTGGCACGTGGCCAAGCTTGCCGAAAGCCGTCCCGACGCCCCCGCCATGCACTACCCTGCTGACGCCTTCAGCCTCTCCTGGCCCTCGGGGTGTGATGTCAG CGAGCTGTCCCTGCAGTGGAACCCGCTGTCCCGGCACTGCAGCACCGACCGGAGCAGCTCCATCGGGAGCATGGAGAGCCTGGACCAGCCCGGCCAGGCCTACTATGAAGGGGACCCCTCACCCGTTGACCAGGGCATGTACCACAGCAAGCGGGACTCGGCCTACAGCTCCTTCTCTGCCAGCTCCATCGCCTCCGACTGTGCCATCTCCCTCCGCCCCGAGGAAGCAGCTTCTGTCGACTCCGGCCTCCAAGGCCCCTGCAAGCCCCCCGACGGGCGCTACCTGACCACCGGGGCTGAGCCACCCGCCAGCCGGCACACCGAGGCCTGGCGGgtgcctgtgcccccccagccccctgtcAGGAGGGACAGCCTGCGGGCAGCCCCGGCTGGCGCAGGGGACAGGCGCCGGGTGTCGGTGTCGGCGGACATGCTGCACGCCAAGGGCCGGTGGATCTCTGACACCTTCCTCTGCCAGCGAGACGGGGAGGCGGAGGCTGCGGGCGGGAGGACGCCGTTTGCCATGAAGGACCGTCTCTCCTCTGACCAGTATTACATGCTGAGCTCCCACCCGGACCGGTGCCCGGCTGAGCCGCTCCTGGGGGAGAATGTGGAGCCTGGCAACCAGCCGTACCCAGGTGGTGGCATGCACCGAGTGCCGGATGCTGTGGCAGCAGGTGACAGCCCGTTGCTGTCCCCCCTCAAGGGCCACACGCCGCACCGGCACAGTGCTCCTGAGCAGCTTCTGGCTTCCCAGCTCCGCTCCCTCCAGGTGGGCACTGGCAGCGAGCGAGCCTCACCAGCTCCCGATGGGCACCGCTGGACCTTATCCCCGCTGCACCCCGAGGACAGCCGGCTGGGGACTGCAGGGGCCGCCCAGGACCCCCCACACTGCCCAGAGTCATGTTGCCGTCTGCCACCCTGCCGCTGCTGCCCTGAGCTGCAGCGAGCCTGCGGGCAGGACGGGCGGGGGGCCAGCCCAGCACGCAGCACCGAGGGGCCGGCAGAGGAGGAGAGCCGGGCGGGGGGACGGCGGGCTGGGGGTCCTCCCCACCGCTCCGCTCAGATGCGCCGCCGCAGCGACCGCTTTGCCACCAGCTTGCGCAACGAGATCCAGCGGCGCAAGGCCCAGCTGCAGAAGAGCCGGGGTCCCGGTGCCCCGCCACCTGGTGAAGAGCCGGTGGAGGAGGCGGAGGAGCCGCCTGAGGGCAGCGTGCAGGTGGAAGGACCCCGTGCCCCAGCTGAGCGTCTCAGCCCCATGCCGAGTGAGGACAGCAGGAACCCCGGCCGCTCGGGGGACCGGGGCATTCCCACCCCTGACCCGCTGCCAGTCCCCAAAGGGCCCCCGTCTCCTGAGCGGGTGGTGCCGATGAGTCGGGGCCACTGGCGCTGGTCTCCGGAGTGCAAGCTGCAGCCACAACGCTCGCCCAGCCCTGGCGAGCTGGAGGGCTACGGCCAGAGGCCGGCGGCCCCCAGCTCCCCGCCGCGGAGCAGCGATGAGGCCGTCCTCCTGCCCTTCGCCGACCGCCGCCGGTTCTTCGAGGAGAGCAGCCGGCCGGTGCCGCCCCGGCATGGCAAGCCCCCGGCAGGTGATCCTGGTGCCTTCCAGCCCCCTGGCCCCGAGCGCCGGGACACCCGCCGCCTCTCCGTGGACCAGACCTACAACCCCCCCTCACCCAGCCGCCCTGGTTCTGCCGGCCCCTATGCCGAGTgctgccgggagcagcccccctgCTACAAGCCGCTGGGGAGGCCAGGGGAGCTGGAGTACCTGCGGGGCTTCTCCTACCCCTACGGAGTTCCCCTGCGCCCCGAGCCCTGCCGCTACTGTGGGGGGGACCCGTGCCCCCCACCGCTGCCCCGCGGACGTGCCTGCCgctgccacccccagccctggggacgcTGCCCCGACTGCTACTGCCCAGCCCCCCGCCCTGGGCGGGAGGAGAGTGACGCCTGGCCCCCCCGGAGAGCTTTCGCCCCG GAATTTCCTCTGGATGAGTGGGAACCACCAGCGATAACTAGGAAAGCCAGTCAGTCCGTCGG tgAGCTCTCCCGCTACCAAGTGGGCTTCCCAAGGGTTGGCCCCTTCCACCCCTGCTTTGAGAGTGCTGAGCCGGAGTGGCCACCCTGCTACCGGACCACGTCCACGCATGACCTGTCATGGGATGGTGACCGTGTTGCCCGCTCCCCCGAGAGCCCCCCGGACCCCCTGCACCGCCCGCTGCGGGGCAGAGCCTTCTCCGAGAGCCACCTCAACCTGGAGCCTGCCAGCCCTCGGGGCCGTGACCGGAGAGACCTTCCCCGTGCCAAGCTGGACCCCCCTGTCATCTCCCAAAAGAAGggccccccacctccccgcccACCTCCCCCCAACTGGGAGAAGTACAGGCAGCGCCGGATATCCCAGCGCCTGCCGGATGGTTCCGGGCATGGCTCTGCCTTCACTGCTGCCCCGGTGCCAACCCGCAGCATCGCTGAGGCTGTGCGTGAGCGCTCGCAGAGCCtcactggggagcaggggggccgGTCCCGGGGGCACACTGCTCGCCCCCCTGCCCCGCCAGGTGCCTGGCCCCGACCCGAGCCCCCCAGATTGCTCCGCAGGACACCCGAGCCCGATGCTGGCAGCACTGAGATTTGCAG GGCGGCAGGTGCCGGGGAAGAGCGGCCGAAGGTGAAGCACCCCTGGGAGATGGAGGAGCAGCCCCAAAGGCTTGGCCGGAAccaggagcggggctgggctggcccATGCGGCATGAGTGAGTGCTCCCTGCCCCTGCATGGGGGCCCCCGCCCTGCCACCCCAGAGGCACCCAAGTCCAGCCCCGGAGCAGCGGAGGGGGCAAGCTGCCAGGGgagccggccccagccccgccgtgTGGACTCGGATGAGCTGCTGTGGGATGTGGTGGGCAGGGACCACTCCCTGGCTGGCATCCTGGCCCCCTCGGCCCCCCTCTGCACCACCACCGAGGTGATGGGCGAGCTGCTGGTGGTGGGGGAGCGGCAGGACTGGCGGGAGCGTTACCAGCAGGACTGGCGCCtggaggccctggcacaggacAG GCAGGGCTTCGAGCCCATCTCGCCGCCCCCCGGGAGCACTGCCAGCTCCACCTCCTACTCGGCATATTACGGCTCAGCAGCAGGCAAAACTGAGCCTCTCGGCAAGATGAAGGAGCTGCCAGAGGTGGTGGAGGGAAGCtcggaggatgaggaggaggaggtggaccACGAGCTGGTGGAAAAGAAG CTGCAGCTGATCGAGAGCCTGAGCCGCAAGCTGGCGGTGCTGCGGGAGGCACAGcgggggctgcaggaggacatCAGCGCCAACGGGGCACTGGGCGAGGACGTGGCTGCCCGTCTGCAAGCTCTCTGCACCCCGGGGGAGTTTGACAAGTACCGCCTCTTCGTGGGCGACCTGGACAAGGTGGTCAACCTCCTGCTCTCCATCTCGGGGCGCCTGGCCAGGGTGGAGACTGCCTTGGGCAGCCTGGGGCCGCATGCCCCCGCGGAGGACAag GTGGCCCTGCGGGAGAAACAGCGGCTGCTGGTGGCGCAGCTGGAGGACGCCAAGGAGCTGAAGGAGCACGTGGGGCGGCGGGAAGAGGCGGTGGGCGCCATGGTGGCACGGTACCTACCCGCTGAGCACCTCCAGGACTACCAGCACTTCGTCAAGATGAAGTCGGCCCTCATTGCCGAGcagcgggagctggaggagaagatCAAGCTGGGCCAGGAGCAGCTACGGTGCCTGCGTGAGAGCCTCGGTCAGACTCCCAAGGGCTGCTAG